The following are encoded together in the Diabrotica undecimpunctata isolate CICGRU chromosome 7, icDiaUnde3, whole genome shotgun sequence genome:
- the LOC140446123 gene encoding uncharacterized protein, whose protein sequence is MSENIVNLPLELEENDPYSDSGSEYEPNNGNNSSDSNVSNLPADDLRAENIVIENEGGVMVESLTKGRKRKRNPTEWTRTVNAVRRYSGKAYVNRNRKNIPGKSFKNVDCKCRRLCFSNITLEERQLIFDSFYKLADNTKQNIYLRGLIHNSSCQNRRVRNGSRAQRLKSVKYYLTTTDLSIRVCKKFFKDTFQVSEGRIYKLSCSTRPASCIDKRGHKEPTNKIDVTKVKEHIKSFPCYKSHYTLCDAPDRKYLNPDLNIRKMYQLYKEKCEQEGSESVKEKMYYHVFSSNFNLHFKPPSKDTCQLCDSLYNTIRCGNNDEDIHKAKTNKEIHLRKAKLARDSLNKDKNLADENIYVLTFDLQKALPFPKLSTSVAYYKMNLYVYNLGIHSFNENKGYMFMWDETEGSRGSQEVASCLTKHLKMNARNCDNIILYSDCCTGQNRNIKLSLSLLKLVQDPEMKATSIDHKFLTSGHSYLPNDADFGVIETKAKKKEFIYGPEDWINLVATAKKTNSFQIIEMKREEFLSTRMLENSIINRKIDTTGGKVNWLNIKWLKYYKNKPESIFYKETLQEDFPFNEINIAKKSGKGRPPKFFNIVQEQL, encoded by the exons ATGAGTGAAAATATAGTTAATTTACCATTAGAACTAGAAGAAAATGATCCTTACTCGGATAGTGGATCAGAATATGAGCCTAACAATGGAAATAATTCATCTGATTCAA ATGTTTCCAATTTACCTGCCGATGATCTTAGAGCAGAAAATATTGTGATTGAAAATGAAGGGGGCGTTATGGTAGAATCTTTGACAAAAGGGAGAAAGCGCAAAAGGAATCCAACAGAATGGACACGGACAGTCAACGCAGTTCGACGATATAGTGGAAAAGCTTACGTGAACAGAAACCGGAAGAACATACCTGGCAAATCGTTTAAAAATGTTGATTGTAAATGTAGACGACTTTGTTTTTCCAATATAACACTCGAAGAACGACAACTCATTTTTGACTCATTTTACAAGTTAGCTGACAATACAAAGCAGAACATTTATCTTCGAGGACTGATTCATAACAGCTCTTGTCAAAATCGTCGCGTCAGAAATGGATCAAGAGCGCAAAGATTAAAATCAGTAAAGTATTACTTAACTACTACAGACTTGTCCATTCGTGTGTGtaagaaattttttaaagataCCTTTCAAGTGAGTGAGGGGCGTATCTATAAACTGTCTTGTAGTACGAGGCCAGCTTCTTGCATAGACAAAAGAGGTCACAAAGAACCAACCAATAAAATAGACGTCACGAAAGTCAAGGAACACATCAAATCATTTCCTTGCTATAAGAGCCACTATACACTTTGTGATGCTCCagatagaaaatatttaaatccagATTTAAATATTCGAAAGATGTATCAACTTTATAAAGAGAAATGTGAACAGGAAGGTTCAGAATCAGTCAAAGAAAAAATGTACTATCATGTTTTCTCTTCAAATTTTAATCTTCACTTCAAACCTCCATCTAAAGATACCTGTCAGTTATGTGATTCTTTGTATAATACCATCAGATGTGGGAATAACGACGAAGATATACATAAAGCAAAAACCAATAAAGAAATTCATCTCAGAAAGGCAAAACTAGCGAGAGATTCGCTTAACAAAGATAAAAATTTAGCTGATGAAAACATTTATGTTCTTACATTCGATCTACAAAAAGCTTTACCTTTTCCCAAACTAAGCACATCTGTTGCTTATTACAAGATGAACCTATATGTTTACAATTTGGGAATTCATAGTTTCAACGAGAATAAGGGGTACATGTTTATGTGGGACGAAACAGAGGGATCTCGAGGTTCACAAGAAGTTGCCTCCTGCCtgacaaaacatttaaaaatgaatGCAAGAAATTGTGATAATATCATTTTGTATTCGGACTGCTGTACAGGCCAGAACCGCAATATTAAACTAAGTCTATCACTGCTCAAACTTGTACAAGACCCTGAAATGAAAGCTACTTCAATCGACCATAAATTTCTCACCTCAGGTCATAGCTACCTTCCGAATGATGCAGATTTTGGGGTTATTGAGACAAAGGCAAAGAAAAAAGAGTTTATTTATGGTCCTGAAGATTGGATTAATTTAGTTGCCACTGCTAAAAAGACTAATTCATTTCAAATAATTGAAATGAAACGTGAAGAATTTCTTTCGACAAGAATGTTGGAAAATAGCATcattaatagaaaaatcgatacTACAGGCGGAAAAGTTAATTGGTTGAACATAAAATGgcttaaatattacaaaaataaaccGGAATCTATTTTCTATAAAGAAACACTGCAAGAAGATTTTCCATTTAACGAGATAAACATTGCAAAAAAGTCCGGAAAGGGAAGACCACCTAAGTTCTTTAATATTGTTCAGGAGCAACTCTGa